TCTTTTTCGATTCGATCGATTTTTCTTTAAATTAAAAATTAGAATTACTTTTATTATTTAATTTTTCTTTTTAAATGCTTATTTTTTGTGCTCATTCTTGATACCATTTATTGGTGCAAGATATGCTCTCCGGTCGGTGTAATTGTTACACCTACCCCTATCTTTTCCTTTGTTTGATAAGAAGGATATATCTGTTTACCTTCCGTGAGTTTTTTGATGATCGTTCTACGCGAAGATACCCGATTTCTTCTAATTCCCCAATAGCTTTAATGACAGTATTCTTCGCACAATTAGTTTCTGACGCGATTGTTCTTTGTGATGGATGACAATCTTCTTTTCCAGCGAATGTATGCATGACCAAATTACAATATACCAGTTTCGCTGGTCTAGTGAGCCGTTTGTCCAGAAGCACTTTATGTGGAATCATTGAAAACCCGATTTC
This DNA window, taken from Candidatus Moraniibacteriota bacterium, encodes the following:
- a CDS encoding helix-turn-helix domain-containing protein, with protein sequence MEIKNIINRGNRMEGYIKNSRDKWREIGFSMIPHKVLLDKRLTRPAKLVYCNLVMHTFAGKEDCHPSQRTIASETNCAKNTVIKAIGELEEIGYLRVERSSKNSRKVNRYILLIKQRKR